The segment AACATGTTCGAAAGATAATCCGGTGCAGCTAATTACAGATTACGATCTGGATGTCAATATAAAAAGCGATACAGAACTGGCACGAAAACGTGTAGATACTATCAAGAAAAATACTGATGTTACTGACCTCTACGTAGATGGCGGCTATTACGGCGAAGAAACAATTAACAAAGCTGATGAAGCAGAAGTCAAACTGCATTTTACAGACATGACCGGCAGGAAAAGTACCAGTAACAAATTACCTCTGACAAACTTCAACTTCAATGAAGAACATGAGGTGGAAAAATGTCCTGCAGGTAAAATACCACTTCGAAGCGACTATAGTAAGAAATCTAAAAGTACAACGACCCATTTTGAGAAGTCAGAATGCCTTTATTGCCCCATAAGAGAGCATTGTCCCGTAAAGCCGCAGAAAAAATCAATGGTACTGAGAGCCAGTAAAAAAGCAATACTAGCAGCCAACACCCGCCAAGAAATTTCAAAAAAGGAAATACGACGTGAAAACACCAGTAAAAGGGCTGCCATAGAGGGTACCAACTCTGCAATTAAAAGGGGCCAAGGTGCTAACAAACTTAGAGTAAGAGGCCTGATCAAATGTCAGTTACAAATTGGCCTCAAGGTAATTGGTCATAACTTCAAACAATTTTCCCGAGCAATGAATAAGCCTAAACCAAAAGGCAGGGAAGTGGTGTGTCCAATGTAGAGCAAAACACAGTGAAAACAAGGATTTATTGATGTATATGTACATCATATACCTGAAAAAATCCGGCTTTGAGGTAACTAAACAAAAAATGAGCTTATTTTAAATTCTCCCAAGGGGTTAATAGGGGGTAATCACTCCCTTTCAGCAGGGGAATCATATAATTAATAATAAAAATTTTATGAAAATAGCTATTTTTAGGGGGGCTTCTCATTTTTTCGACACTTCAAAACCTAAACCTAGATTTCTTTAATGACATTCTAAACAATATTTCTGATGCAATATACATATCCGACAGTGAAGGAAATACTCTTTGGATTAATAATGCTAGTCAAAATTTAATAGGCAGGCCTAAATCAGAGCTAATTGGAAAAAATGTTAAAGAATTAGAAGCGAAAGGCGTTTTTAACCCCTCTGCCACCCGCCTGGCATTAGAAGCCGGGAAAACAGTCACAACTATTCAAACTCTAAATGGCCTTAATTTTCTGGTTACCGGTCATTTGATCAACGATAGAAACGGAAAAATAAAACTGATTATGGCGCATTCGCGAGATATTACTGAAGCGGTAAGAACCACTTCCCAATTAGAAAAAACAGAAATTTTGTTGAAGCGTTACGCCCAAGAAATTCGTAATATGAAATTAACAAGTAACCAAGCTGACGAGGCCAATCCCTTTATTGGTAAAAGCCGCGAATATTCTACCTTAATAGACTTAATTAAAAGAGTCTCTGCCGTTGATACTACGGTTTTAATTACCGGGGAGACCGGTGTAGGTAAAAATAATATTGCTAAGTACATACATCAGTTAAGCGAACGCCATAATGAAGCTTTTGTTCACGTGAATTGCGGCGCACTTCCCGAACCTTTAATAGAATCGGAGTTATTCGGTTATAAAAAAGGGGCTTTCACCGGCGCAAACAGCACAGGCAAAACCGGATTAGTGGCTATGGCGGATAAAGGCACCCTTCTTCTAGATGAAATCGGTGAACTGCCTCTTTCTCTCCAGGTAAAATTATTACAATTTCTCCAGGACAAGACCTATCTTCCGGTTGGGGACACCAAAGTATGCTCAGCGGACGTTCGAGTAATTGCCACTACCAACCGAGACCTTACCGATATGATTAAAGCAGGTGCATTCCGTTCAGACCTGTTTTACCGTTTAGATGTTTTATCAATAAAAGTACCTCCTTTATGTGAACGGAAAGACGATATTTTCCCCCTGCTTTATCATTACTTAAAAAAATTTAACAGTCATTATGGGCAAAAAAGAAAATTCAAACCTGAAGTATTGGATATTCTATACAAC is part of the Metallumcola ferriviriculae genome and harbors:
- a CDS encoding sigma-54 interaction domain-containing protein; the encoded protein is MAHSRDITEAVRTTSQLEKTEILLKRYAQEIRNMKLTSNQADEANPFIGKSREYSTLIDLIKRVSAVDTTVLITGETGVGKNNIAKYIHQLSERHNEAFVHVNCGALPEPLIESELFGYKKGAFTGANSTGKTGLVAMADKGTLLLDEIGELPLSLQVKLLQFLQDKTYLPVGDTKVCSADVRVIATTNRDLTDMIKAGAFRSDLFYRLDVLSIKVPPLCERKDDIFPLLYHYLKKFNSHYGQKRKFKPEVLDILYNYDWPGNIRELENLVERLVITSLNEEISAYDLPEKFQNREQEAVNIELKKGETLPEILEQLERKTIENAYLTYKTTRKTAKALGITQSSLMRRLKKYGLSK